In one window of Burkholderia cenocepacia DNA:
- a CDS encoding galactose mutarotase, with translation MPIFQQHDIHELHAGPSLVRVAPQFGGRLLSWHVDGEPVIFWPETADWSNLARVRGGNPLLFPFLGRHRVDGEIGRWRDAAGVVRDLPMHGFARDLPFDAQPSADGAALSMTLDANDALRASYPFDFRFDITYRLADAHTLDVALTTTNRGDTPLPYYAGHHFYFALPHGERADTLLELPPTRRCQQRADGSISPPEPGEARYRLDDPDILDRFHCLDGTPSTPVRIVMPGRRRTIEIALDVPGSIPWYAVTTWTEKPDSDFYCVEPWLGLPDAIHNGLGLRTLAPGATETATLRIRVTPLAG, from the coding sequence ATGCCGATCTTCCAGCAACACGACATTCACGAACTTCACGCCGGCCCGTCGCTCGTCCGGGTCGCCCCGCAATTCGGCGGCCGCCTGCTGTCCTGGCACGTCGATGGCGAACCGGTGATCTTCTGGCCGGAAACCGCCGACTGGAGCAACCTCGCCCGCGTGCGCGGCGGCAATCCGCTGCTGTTCCCGTTCCTCGGCCGCCACCGCGTCGACGGCGAGATCGGCCGCTGGCGCGACGCCGCCGGCGTGGTCCGCGACTTGCCGATGCACGGCTTCGCGCGCGATCTGCCGTTCGACGCGCAGCCGTCGGCCGACGGCGCCGCGCTGTCGATGACGCTCGACGCGAACGACGCGCTGCGCGCGAGTTACCCGTTCGATTTCCGGTTCGACATCACGTACCGGCTGGCCGACGCGCATACGCTCGACGTCGCGCTGACGACGACCAATCGCGGCGACACGCCGCTGCCCTACTACGCCGGCCACCATTTCTACTTCGCGCTGCCGCACGGCGAGCGGGCCGACACCCTCCTCGAGTTGCCGCCGACCCGCCGTTGCCAGCAGCGCGCGGACGGCTCGATCAGCCCGCCCGAACCAGGTGAAGCCCGCTACCGCCTCGACGATCCGGACATCCTCGACCGCTTCCACTGCCTCGACGGTACGCCGTCCACGCCAGTGCGCATCGTGATGCCGGGCCGCCGCCGCACGATCGAGATCGCGCTGGACGTGCCAGGCTCGATCCCGTGGTACGCGGTCACCACCTGGACCGAAAAGCCGGATTCGGACTTCTATTGCGTCGAGCCGTGGCTCGGCCTGCCCGATGCGATCCACAACGGCCTCGGGCTGCGCACGCTCGCGCCGGGTGCGACCGAAACGGCCACGCTGCGAATCCGCGTGACCCCGCTGGCCGGCTGA
- a CDS encoding undecaprenyl-diphosphate phosphatase: MSLWFLVFLSVLQGVTELFPVSSLGHTLLVPALFGMHIDKHAPQLLPFLVALHLGTALALLWYFRARWIALIGGFFAQLGGRKNDDGHLMWALIIGTIPTGIVGLLLEKRIERVFHDLRIVAIALIVNGVLLWLGDRIQRSRAHQAPEKMTFKQAFFVGLAQIGALIPGFSRSGLTMIAGNVAGLTAEKAAEFSFLLGTPIIFAAGVLELPKLFHARDQLADALLGGVLTAIAAYLSVRFLMRYFEGRGRLASFGVYCVIAGVFCLGWFMLHPQPV; encoded by the coding sequence GTGAGCCTCTGGTTTCTGGTATTCCTGAGCGTCCTGCAGGGCGTCACCGAACTCTTCCCCGTCAGCAGCCTTGGCCATACGCTGCTCGTGCCGGCGCTGTTCGGCATGCACATCGACAAGCACGCGCCGCAACTGCTGCCGTTCCTCGTCGCACTCCACCTCGGCACCGCGCTGGCGCTGCTGTGGTATTTCCGCGCGCGCTGGATCGCGCTGATCGGCGGTTTCTTCGCGCAGCTCGGCGGCCGCAAGAACGACGACGGCCACCTGATGTGGGCGCTGATCATCGGCACGATCCCGACCGGCATCGTCGGGCTGCTGCTCGAGAAGCGCATCGAGCGCGTGTTTCACGATCTGCGGATCGTCGCGATCGCGCTGATCGTCAACGGCGTGTTGCTGTGGCTCGGCGATCGCATCCAGCGCAGCCGCGCGCATCAGGCGCCCGAGAAAATGACGTTCAAGCAGGCGTTCTTCGTGGGGCTCGCGCAGATCGGCGCGCTGATTCCGGGCTTCTCGCGCAGCGGGCTGACGATGATTGCCGGCAATGTGGCCGGGCTGACGGCGGAAAAGGCGGCGGAATTCTCGTTTCTGCTCGGCACGCCGATCATCTTTGCCGCGGGCGTGCTCGAACTGCCGAAGCTGTTCCATGCGCGCGACCAGCTCGCGGACGCGCTGCTCGGCGGCGTGCTGACGGCGATCGCCGCGTACCTGAGCGTGCGGTTCCTGATGCGCTATTTCGAAGGGCGCGGCCGGCTCGCGTCGTTCGGCGTGTATTGCGTGATCGCCGGCGTGTTCTGTCTCGGCTGGTTCATGCTGCATCCGCAGCCGGTTTGA
- the glmS gene encoding glutamine--fructose-6-phosphate transaminase (isomerizing): MCGIVGAVAQRDIVPILIEGLRRLEYRGYDSCGVATVVDGQARRERSMSRVADLDAHVRSAGLAGNTGIAHTRWATHGAPATCNAHPIFSRDEIALVHNGIIENHETLRKQLSDEHYEFDGQTDTEVVAHLIHSKYRGDLLAAVRDATSQLHGAYAIAVFSKHEPQRLIGARAGSPLVVGVKDGECFLASDALALAGITDRFIFLEEGDIVELTPGGVRVLDRTGAPIERAIQTISSAQGVVELGPYRHFMQKEIFEQPQAVAATIPDAGLFDPAVFGPDAARAFEQIDNVLILACGTSHYSGLTARRWLETIARIPAQVEIASEYRYSDALATPNTLVVSVSQSGETADTLAALKYAQALGHIDTLAICNVPTSAMMRQTGLRFLTRAGPEIGVASTKAFTTQLVALFILAVTLGRLRGYVDDAQLARYTTQLRRLPGALEDVLGLESQIARWAAEFSQHENALFLGRGLHYPIALEGALKLKEISYIHAEAYPAGELKHGPLALVTHTMPVATIAPNDALLEKLKSNMQEVRARGGQLYVFADADTRIDNGEGVSVLRMPDYYGLLSPILHVVPLQLLAYHAACLRGADIDKPRNLAKSVTVE, encoded by the coding sequence ATGTGTGGCATCGTCGGCGCGGTCGCGCAACGGGATATCGTCCCGATTCTGATCGAAGGTTTGCGCCGCCTCGAATATCGCGGCTACGATTCATGCGGAGTGGCGACCGTCGTCGACGGCCAGGCACGCCGCGAGCGCAGCATGTCGCGCGTCGCCGATCTCGACGCCCACGTGCGCAGCGCCGGCCTCGCCGGCAACACCGGCATCGCGCACACGCGCTGGGCAACCCACGGCGCGCCCGCGACGTGCAACGCGCATCCGATCTTCTCGCGCGACGAAATCGCGCTGGTGCACAACGGCATCATCGAGAACCATGAAACGTTGCGCAAGCAACTGTCCGACGAGCACTACGAATTCGACGGACAGACCGACACCGAGGTGGTCGCGCATCTGATCCACAGCAAGTATCGAGGCGACCTGCTCGCCGCCGTGCGCGATGCGACCTCGCAACTGCACGGCGCCTACGCGATCGCGGTGTTCAGCAAGCACGAGCCGCAGCGGCTGATCGGCGCACGGGCCGGCTCGCCGCTCGTCGTCGGCGTGAAGGACGGCGAATGCTTTCTCGCGTCCGACGCGCTCGCGCTCGCCGGCATCACCGACCGCTTCATCTTTCTCGAGGAAGGCGACATCGTCGAGCTGACGCCGGGCGGCGTGCGGGTACTCGATCGCACCGGCGCGCCGATCGAACGCGCGATACAAACCATTTCGTCCGCGCAGGGCGTGGTCGAGCTCGGCCCCTACCGGCACTTCATGCAGAAGGAAATTTTCGAGCAGCCGCAGGCCGTGGCCGCGACGATCCCCGATGCCGGGCTGTTCGATCCCGCCGTATTCGGCCCGGACGCCGCGCGCGCGTTCGAGCAGATCGACAACGTGCTGATCCTCGCGTGCGGCACGAGCCACTACTCCGGCCTGACCGCACGCCGCTGGCTCGAGACGATCGCACGCATCCCCGCGCAGGTCGAGATTGCGAGCGAATACCGTTACAGCGACGCGCTCGCGACGCCGAATACGCTGGTGGTCAGCGTGTCGCAATCCGGCGAGACCGCAGACACGCTCGCCGCCCTCAAGTACGCGCAGGCGCTCGGCCACATCGACACGCTGGCGATCTGCAATGTGCCGACCAGCGCGATGATGCGCCAGACCGGACTGCGCTTCCTGACGCGGGCCGGCCCGGAAATCGGCGTCGCGTCGACCAAGGCGTTCACGACGCAGCTCGTCGCGCTGTTCATTCTCGCGGTGACGCTCGGGCGACTGCGCGGCTACGTCGACGATGCGCAACTCGCGCGCTATACGACGCAGTTGCGGCGCCTGCCCGGCGCGCTCGAAGACGTGCTGGGGCTGGAGTCGCAGATCGCGCGCTGGGCGGCGGAATTCTCGCAGCATGAAAACGCGCTGTTTCTCGGGCGCGGGCTGCACTACCCGATCGCGCTCGAAGGCGCGTTGAAGCTGAAGGAGATTTCGTATATCCACGCGGAAGCGTACCCGGCGGGCGAGCTCAAACACGGGCCGCTCGCGCTCGTCACGCACACGATGCCCGTTGCGACGATCGCGCCGAACGATGCGCTGCTCGAAAAGCTCAAGTCGAACATGCAGGAGGTGCGGGCGCGCGGCGGGCAGCTTTACGTGTTCGCGGATGCCGATACGCGGATCGACAACGGCGAAGGCGTGTCGGTATTGCGGATGCCGGATTATTACGGGTTGCTGTCGCCGATTCTGCACGTCGTGCCGTTGCAGTTGCTCGCGTATCACGCGGCGTGCTTGCGCGGCGCGGATATCGACAAGCCGAGGAATCTCGCGAAATCGGTGACGGTGGAGTGA
- a CDS encoding polysaccharide deacetylase family protein, with amino-acid sequence MLAKSGKFLRILFALFALAFAFSPGGVQAATNQLLLLVPDTLTLPDSRVSAWLDSAQEEGLQIKVMTDSQFMAAGASLSQYPGLILPDQVHTTASDTLVTAIQNYALNGGKVMLVYDFGVLNSAGFYVSPKSRFSSMVGVDYVLYDQYGGNMIGLGNVTGMSSWLRTLQVPPGKSMAWTTASSSTTTATALASTSTSGTSTNTSSGSAQFLAASPSNPGGLANYNHDAWFKYTTPPTGSGVLNQTTPKLTGTVTGKLKKTTTYTANSLLSTSTGKTANTLASTLATTSDTLEGISGYVYGFLTYPSFVTQGTYTGTTILTSPTFGLVSGYNTYGNGGVLFVNLPLAYLDGQTDGMLIHGYLHYFGTQMLNLPSLSPLPKAMAGLVFNWHFCAGDQIQPALYLKSLGVWNNGPFSLVVTAGPDEAAFGDGGGINLANNPSAQNLLKYFVSKGHRVGSHGGWIHDYWGANASETNASTFTQYLVMNHQAVQAATGQPDVEYAAPEGNTPTWSVNWLESNGFNGYYFTGHTGSAPTRAYRNGALLNPGLWAYPVMPFGKYATFEEFQQYAVPTADVNNWYASLMNFVVANRTSRLIYAHPLGASSYTSTLSAIFSQANTLKLTGQFKWYTMSDITTFDRARLNVTWSATDTGSGWTFAASHPTSLANMTWLLPKKGFALPIITQGFGSVVITDSTYWLVTANSGTSLKFTSAKVH; translated from the coding sequence ATGTTGGCAAAGTCAGGCAAGTTCTTGCGGATTCTGTTCGCGCTGTTCGCGCTCGCGTTCGCATTCAGTCCGGGCGGCGTTCAGGCGGCCACCAACCAGCTCCTCCTGCTGGTGCCCGATACGCTGACGCTGCCCGATTCGCGCGTGTCCGCATGGCTCGACAGTGCGCAGGAAGAAGGGCTGCAGATCAAGGTGATGACCGACAGCCAGTTCATGGCGGCCGGCGCATCGCTGTCGCAGTATCCGGGCCTGATTCTGCCCGACCAGGTGCACACGACGGCCAGCGACACACTCGTGACGGCGATCCAGAACTACGCGTTGAACGGCGGCAAGGTGATGCTCGTCTACGATTTCGGCGTGCTGAATTCCGCCGGCTTCTACGTCAGCCCGAAATCGCGCTTCAGCAGCATGGTCGGTGTGGACTATGTGCTGTATGACCAATACGGCGGCAACATGATCGGCCTCGGCAACGTGACCGGCATGAGCAGCTGGCTGCGCACGCTCCAGGTGCCTCCCGGCAAGTCGATGGCATGGACCACGGCTTCGTCGAGCACCACGACCGCGACCGCGCTCGCCTCGACGAGCACCTCGGGCACGTCGACGAACACGTCGTCGGGCAGCGCGCAGTTCCTGGCCGCCAGCCCGTCGAACCCGGGCGGCCTCGCCAATTACAACCACGACGCATGGTTCAAGTACACGACGCCGCCCACGGGCAGCGGCGTGCTGAACCAGACGACGCCGAAGCTGACCGGCACCGTGACCGGCAAGCTGAAGAAGACCACGACGTATACCGCCAATTCGCTCCTGAGCACGTCGACCGGCAAGACGGCCAACACGCTCGCGTCGACGCTGGCCACCACCAGCGACACGCTCGAAGGCATCTCCGGCTACGTGTACGGCTTCCTCACCTATCCGAGCTTCGTTACGCAGGGGACGTACACCGGCACGACGATCCTGACCTCGCCGACCTTCGGGCTGGTGTCCGGCTACAACACGTACGGCAACGGCGGCGTGCTGTTCGTCAACCTGCCGCTCGCCTACCTCGACGGCCAGACCGACGGCATGCTGATCCACGGCTACCTGCATTATTTCGGCACGCAGATGCTGAACCTGCCGTCGCTGTCGCCGCTGCCGAAGGCGATGGCCGGGCTCGTGTTCAACTGGCACTTCTGCGCGGGCGACCAGATCCAGCCGGCGCTCTACCTGAAGAGCCTCGGCGTGTGGAACAACGGGCCGTTCTCGCTCGTGGTCACGGCCGGCCCCGATGAAGCGGCCTTCGGCGACGGTGGCGGCATCAATCTCGCCAACAACCCGTCCGCGCAGAATCTCCTCAAGTATTTCGTGAGCAAGGGCCATCGCGTCGGCAGCCACGGCGGCTGGATTCACGACTACTGGGGGGCGAATGCGAGCGAAACCAACGCGAGCACGTTTACGCAGTACCTGGTGATGAACCATCAGGCCGTCCAGGCCGCGACCGGCCAGCCGGACGTCGAGTACGCGGCGCCGGAAGGCAACACGCCGACGTGGTCGGTCAACTGGCTCGAAAGCAACGGCTTCAACGGCTACTACTTCACCGGCCACACCGGCTCGGCACCGACCCGCGCATACCGCAACGGCGCGCTGCTGAACCCCGGCCTGTGGGCGTACCCCGTGATGCCGTTCGGCAAGTACGCGACGTTCGAGGAGTTCCAGCAATACGCGGTGCCGACGGCCGACGTGAACAACTGGTACGCATCCCTGATGAACTTCGTCGTCGCGAACCGCACGAGCCGGCTGATCTACGCGCATCCGCTGGGCGCGTCGTCCTACACGTCGACGTTGTCCGCGATCTTCTCGCAAGCCAATACGCTGAAACTGACGGGTCAGTTCAAGTGGTACACGATGAGTGACATCACGACCTTCGATCGTGCACGCCTGAACGTCACGTGGTCGGCCACCGACACGGGCAGCGGCTGGACGTTCGCCGCCAGCCATCCGACCAGCCTCGCGAACATGACGTGGCTCCTGCCGAAGAAGGGCTTCGCGCTGCCGATCATCACGCAAGGCTTCGGCAGCGTCGTCATCACCGACTCGACGTACTGGCTCGTGACCGCGAACAGCGGCACCAGTCTCAAGTTCACCAGCGCCAAGGTGCACTGA